The Kitasatospora setae KM-6054 genome contains a region encoding:
- a CDS encoding IS3 family transposase codes for MGKKKPRPRRSFTPEFKAEIVELCRRGDRSVGQVAKDFDLTETAVRDWIKQAEVDAGQRDGLTSDEREELARLRRENRRLREDVDILKRATAFFAKETR; via the coding sequence ATGGGGAAGAAGAAGCCGCGCCCTCGCCGCTCGTTCACGCCGGAGTTCAAGGCCGAGATCGTCGAGCTGTGCCGACGCGGCGACCGTTCGGTCGGCCAGGTCGCCAAGGACTTCGATCTGACCGAGACCGCGGTGCGTGACTGGATCAAGCAGGCGGAGGTCGACGCTGGCCAGCGCGATGGCCTGACCAGCGACGAGCGCGAGGAACTGGCGAGGCTGCGGCGGGAGAACCGCCGTCTGCGGGAGGACGTCGACATCCTCAAGCGCGCCACGGCTTTCTTCGCGAAGGAGACCCGGTGA
- a CDS encoding IS3 family transposase, with protein MTVHPFIEAEKQAGHNVKRACELLKVSRAAFYARRTVTPGPRAVRDVELTERITEVHATSRGSYGAPRIHAALQRGGERCGRRRVARLMRQAGLQGRHRRRQQRTTIPDPRAALRPDLVLRDFQPDPTALDARWCGDITYIPTDEGWLYLATVIDIASRRVVGWATADHLRTELVADALRAACHQRHPNGPVVFHSDRGCQYTGREFADLAGKFNIQLSVGRTGQCWDNALAESFFATIKRELIGDRPWPSRSAAHSAIFEWIEAWYNIRRLHSSLGYRSPAEYETVLAA; from the coding sequence GTGACGGTGCACCCGTTCATCGAGGCGGAGAAGCAGGCAGGTCACAACGTCAAACGGGCGTGCGAGCTGCTCAAGGTCTCCCGTGCCGCCTTCTACGCCCGCCGCACCGTCACCCCCGGCCCGCGCGCGGTCCGGGACGTCGAGCTGACCGAGAGGATCACGGAGGTCCACGCGACCTCGCGCGGCAGCTACGGTGCCCCTCGGATACATGCCGCACTCCAACGCGGCGGCGAGCGGTGCGGCCGCCGAAGGGTCGCCCGGCTAATGCGGCAGGCCGGACTGCAGGGCCGGCACCGCCGACGGCAGCAACGCACCACCATCCCCGATCCGCGTGCTGCCCTGCGGCCGGACCTGGTCCTGCGGGACTTCCAACCCGACCCGACCGCCCTCGATGCACGGTGGTGCGGCGACATCACCTACATCCCGACCGACGAGGGCTGGCTCTACCTCGCCACCGTCATCGACATCGCCTCCCGCCGCGTGGTCGGCTGGGCCACAGCCGACCATCTGCGGACCGAACTCGTCGCCGACGCCCTGCGAGCCGCCTGCCACCAGCGGCACCCGAACGGGCCGGTGGTCTTCCACTCGGATCGCGGCTGCCAATACACCGGTCGTGAATTCGCCGATCTGGCAGGCAAGTTCAACATTCAGCTGTCAGTCGGCCGGACCGGCCAGTGCTGGGACAACGCACTCGCCGAGTCCTTCTTCGCCACCATCAAACGGGAGCTGATCGGCGACCGGCCCTGGCCCAGCCGATCCGCTGCCCACAGCGCGATCTTCGAGTGGATCGAAGCCTGGTACAACATTCGCAGGCTGCACAGCAGCCTCGGCTACCGCAGTCCCGCCGAGTACGAGACCGTCCTCGCGGCCTGA